CGACCAAAGAAGCAAGGTAAGCAGCAGCGTCATGGGGTGACTCTTCATCTGTGAAAAGACTGGATCGACTTCTTCTGTTTCCACTTTCAGGGAAAAAGAACATCTATGGAGACGCCTGGGACGAATGAGAGCAGATTGGAACGGATGAGGCTTTTGTTCTGTCCTTGCAGCAGGAGGCGCCGCTTCTCTGTCTCCGCTTGTCATGTAGTTATTTCAGTCTGTGATCCAAGTGTGAATTAAAAATTAACTGCTGGGTGGAAATCTGTCATCTGTCACACAATATACTCAAAGTCGCATTTCTAAAGCAAATGCTTAAgatctgcaggttttttttggtcttaaaacaggttaaaaaatagtttgataCAAAAACAGGCGTTAGTTTACATTCAGAGAAACATCTTCACTGTTACAGCAGGTACTTCAGGGTTTACTGGTGACGGTCCAAGAGTTTGAGGTCAcatagaaaacagtaaaaacattgCAGTACAAAATCAGTCAttgcaaaaagcaaaataaaaataaaaacttcttgttcagcagactttaaaaaaaaaaaaagcttctggcTGCATATTCTTCATTAAATAGAGCAGATCTCAACAGTTACTGATGTAGACCATGACTGTGGCTGCAGCTTTGACCAAAATGACCATGGCTGTGTCCGTGATTGTGTCCACCGGGTGCTGCCACAGGTACGGACCCACCGACGGGGGGAAAGTTCTGCCAGCCTTCATACATGGTGGCTGTTGCATGAGCGCTATGGATGCTGGACAGTGGAGCATAACTCTGGACCGGGTAGGACCCGGGACTGGGATTGATTTGTGGGAGCAgcgtcttcctcctctcctccacaGACGCAGGCACAAAGGTGACTCCCCTGATGGTTTTCAGAAACCTGAAAGGAATGACCTTCTCCAGGACTGTAGCTCTGGTCTCAGACATGTCCAGGAGGGAAAACCAGCCGGAACCAAAGGCCAACCCGACCAGGACCGCGATGACGTTGCAAGGCAGCACACTGCGAGGGATGAGAGCGGTGCAGACCACGAGAAGCGCAAAGGGGAGAGCCATTGTTGGGAAGCTGAGGCCACACAGGAAGCTTCTGGGCATCATGGAGCGCGCGGCTGCCACAGCCACGCAGCTCAGGGTCACGGGGATCAAACCATCAGCGGGACTCCGCATGTTGGCATCCTGCAGGAGATCCAAGAAGCTGTAAAGCAGTCCTGTGGTGGTGgacagcaggaggaagaggagcaggaagcgGATCGTCCCGACACCTTTCTCAGCGCCGCAGCACAGGAACAGCAGCGCCGCGGCGTTTAGGAAAAGCTGCGCCGCTGTCCGGTGGTAGAACGGAAACA
The sequence above is a segment of the Oryzias latipes chromosome 1, ASM223467v1 genome. Coding sequences within it:
- the rhbdd2 gene encoding rhomboid domain-containing protein 2, whose translation is MKQNEYLKMVFGVFKDCVPAISITSGGVVVVLLSCVLFAIQTSFSLSDGIFSLGADSLQNGHVHVLVVFPFYHRTAAQLFLNAAALLFLCCGAEKGVGTIRFLLLFLLLSTTTGLLYSFLDLLQDANMRSPADGLIPVTLSCVAVAAARSMMPRSFLCGLSFPTMALPFALLVVCTALIPRSVLPCNVIAVLVGLAFGSGWFSLLDMSETRATVLEKVIPFRFLKTIRGVTFVPASVEERRKTLLPQINPSPGSYPVQSYAPLSSIHSAHATATMYEGWQNFPPVGGSVPVAAPGGHNHGHSHGHFGQSCSHSHGLHQ